The proteins below come from a single Aegilops tauschii subsp. strangulata cultivar AL8/78 chromosome 6, Aet v6.0, whole genome shotgun sequence genomic window:
- the LOC141025494 gene encoding LEAF RUST 10 DISEASE-RESISTANCEUS RECEPTOR-LIKE PROTEIN KINASE-like 2.3, whose product MMLPGHALCRAEQGLFEDAPRKLLFNFLVVILALEFINKADLIAKTSALKADTHTPIMSASQEWSSVRPMVSQTKVVTSIAMSQHRQKKPYSSPSALSSVHSPISAPSYSSISGASELSFDSLDLFDPSMQHNRRSAEEVPAHVDADLPDAASNTSTAPSGVVQPPLSPYDGCCAPNMVQRRGSENCHCVYPVRVVLFLHNVSLNSNWSNEFLEELASHLNLRVTQFEIVNFYVVGTSGLNMTMDIAPHTGNSFSSEQVTAMNYSLSLHTIRINPVLIGDYNLLDLVWFRPLAPAPDAIAGSSSVLMLLFAFWLGYRKYGSKRKSKERAKIESILQKNGTVHLKRYTYAQVKRITRSFAEKLGQGGFGAVYRGDLFDGRQIAVKILKDYKTDGEDFINEVASISRTSHVNVLNLLGFCLEGSKRALIYDYMPNGSLEKYAFKDGSKGGNTLGWEKLFDIAVGIARGLEYLHRGCNTRMVHFDIKPHNILLDQNFCPKISDFGLAKQCLNKESVISIGGARGTIGYIAPEVYSKQFGTVSTKSDVYSYGMMVLEMVGARDKNISQNSESTSQYFPQWIYEHLDEYCLSASEINGGTSEIVRKMIVVGRCIQLSPTDRPTMTRVVEMLEGSTTNIELPPTVLLS is encoded by the exons ATGATGCTGCCCGGGCATGCCTTGTGCCGCGCTGAACAAG GACTGTTTGAAGATGCTCCAAGGAAACTTTTATTTAATTTCTTGGTCGTTATATTGGCTCTGGAATTTATCAATAAGGCTGATTTGATTGCCAAAACATCGGCTCTAAAGGCTGACACTCACACTCCTATTATGTCTGCTTCACAAGAATGGAGTTCAGTTCGGCCCATGGTATCCCAAACCAAAGTTGTCACAAGTATTGCAATGAGTCAGCATAGACAAAAGAAGCCATATTCATCACCATCAGCTCTATCATCTGTGCACTCTCCTATCTCTGCGCCGAGCTATAGCTCCATCTCGGGTGCTTCTGAACTCTCTTTTGATTCACTGGACCTGTTCGATCCTTCGATGCAGCACAACAGGCGCTCAGCAGAAGAGGTTCCTGCTCATGTGGATGCTGACCTCCCTGATGCAGCTTCGAATACTAGTACAGCTCCTTCTGGAGTGGTGCAGCCCCCACTATCTCCATACGATG GCTGTTGTGCTCCGAACATGGTACAGAGACGAGGTAGCGAGAACTGCCATTGTGTTTACCCGGTAAGAGTTGTGCTCTTTCTTCACAATGTTTCCTTGAATTCAAATTGGAGCAACGAATTTCTTGAGGAGCTTGCGTCACATCTCAACTTGCGGGTTACTCAGTTTGAGATTGTAAATTTCTATGTTGTTGGAACTTCTGGGCTAAATATGACAATGGACATAGCTCCCCACACTGGAAATAGCTTCTCATCCGAACAAGTTACTGCGATGAATTATTCTCTTAGCCTGCATACAATTCGGATCAATCCAGTACTGATTGGGGACTACAATCTTCTTGATCTAGTATGGTTCAGGCCATTGGCTCCAGCTCCTG ATGCAATAGCAGGCAGCTCGAGCGTACTTATGCTTCTTTTTGCATTTTGGTTGGGCTACAGGAAGTACGGATCCAAAAGGAAATCAAAGGAGAGAGCAAAGATTGAGTCCATCCTACAAAAGAATGGAACTGTCCATTTGAAACGGTACACTTATGCCCAAGTGAAAAGAATAACGAGATCTTTTGCTGAAAAGCTAGGTCAAGGTGGATTTGGTGCTGTTTACAGAGGCGACCTCTTTGATGGTCGTCAGATAGCAGTCAAAATACTCAAGGACTACAAGACTGATGGGGAGGATTTCATCAATGAGGTAGCTAGCATTAGTAGAACTTCTCACGTTAACGTTCTTAATCTCTTAGGATTTTGCTTGGAAGGATCTAAAAGGGCATTAATTTATGACTATATGCCTAATGGTTCACTTGAAAAGTATGCCTTCAAGGATGGCTCTAAAGGTGGAAATACTTTAGGTTGGGAAAAATTATTTGATATAGCAGTGGGCATTGCTCGAGGACTTGAATATCTCCACAGAGGATGCAATACCCGCATGGTGCATTTTGATATCAAGCCCCACAACATTCTATTGGATCAAAATTTCTGTCCAAAGATTTCTGATTTTGGACTAGCCAAGCAGTGCCTCAATAAAGAAAGTGTTATTTCCATTGGTGGTGCAAGAGGAACAATAGGCTATATAGCCCCCGAGGTTTATTCGAAGCAATTTGGAACAGTAAGTACTAAGTCTGATGTTTACAGTTATGGAATGATGGTTCTTGAGATGGTTGGGGCAAGGGACAAGAATATCAGCCAAAATAGTGAATCTACCAGCCAATATTTCCCACAATGGATTTATGAACATTTAGATGAATATTGTCTTAGTGCTTCCGAGATAAATGGAGGGACCTCAGAGATTGTAAGGAAGATGATAGTGGTAGGGAGGTGCATACAGTTGAGTCCTACAGATCGTCCAACAATGACTAGAGTTGTCGAGATGCTTGAAGGGAGCACAACTAACATCGAATTGCCACCAACGGTGCTCTTGAGTTGA